AACAGCTCACAGCAGCTGTTCTGcttgggttttctgtttgtggCTCCCCACAAGCTTCTTTTGCTCTggttcccccccctccccgtgcccaCTGTTGCAGGAGCACGACCTGGttccctgcaccccaaaccaACAGGGGCAGCAGCTTTTGGTCCTCTTGGGTCTTGTGTAAGTTATTACCAGCACCAAATGGACCAACAGAAGCTCAACAGGAACATGTCCTGATAAAACAGCAATATTTCATTGCAAGGTGAGCTCTGAAAGCTGCAAAGGGGCAGATTTGTTTGTGGGTAAATGGATGTgaaaaaagcacaaagcagTTCCCTCAGAGGGGATTTGCAGGAGGAAACTCAAGGAGTGCTCAGATGCAGCATTTCCAGAGCCGTGAGAGGGTTAAATTGGCAGGAGAAAGGAACAAAAGCAGGATGAGCCAGAAGAGAGTGGTGCTTCCCCACCCTCAAGTTTTCCAAAGCTGAACAGGACAAAGCTCAGAAATGAAAGGAAGTCATATTTTGTGACTTGGCAGAAGTCCAAGTGCACAAGTTCAGACTCCTCATTTCAAGCCAAAATTTCAGTCCTACTTTAATCTCTGCGTCACAGTGTCAACAAAACAATTCAACAAATTCCCTTAAAAGGACCCCCGAAGGTTCACCTTGTAAGACCCCCCCTGGTGCAGCCCAAGCTCCTGCCCAGGTTCAATCCCTCCCAAGCCCACTGTGGTTTCCAGCTGGTCCTTTCTGTCATATCATCATTTACCTCTTTGCACCATGACTTTCTGATTTCTCTTCCCGAGAAGCAACTCTGTCAGCAACAAGGGACTGAAAAAGCCCCAACAAAACCACTGAAGAAGCAGTAAAAGAGACAAACCAGCCCAACCCCGCAGCAGACACTCAAACCAACCCCACAGCAGCAAAAGCCTCACTAAACCCAGCTGTAAAACTGTGACTTTTGGGGTTTattccccccttccccttcaATGTGCCACGTTTAATTAATCAGGTGGTCATTGCAGCCCCCCAGAGACAAGACCATGATGTGGGGgctcagccctgtcccagccgtggctcactgtgggcagggagcacCCACCACCCCGAGTTtggcagcccaggagctgctctggagtACTCACCCTCACAGGGCAGCTGTCAACGGGTGGCTGATTTCTCAGATCTGAGTCTATTGAGCCACAGACAGGAGGGGAGTCAACCACAGAGGCGTGGTTTTGATGTGTACAGCTCTTTGGCTGTTCTCCAGCAGATCCCGGTGTGATTCATCCAAGGAACAAAGTCCATTTTTGCACCTTGcttgcttaaaaatatttaagagttCCCAACCAAGGGATCTGTGATGGGctggtgtgctggtttagagttaaccagcaggggaaatgaactcaactcgaaggagagattataagtcagaataacaatttactaaaataatacagtaagtacaatcctacaaacaaacaattggttttaacccacaaaacccaaatgtataacccagtaccctggggcatgaacaaagtgctgttccttgggccccgcttgagtccaaagtaaagggagaggggaagaacctgctggtgggagagcggttgcagtctggtcaaaagtggtgattgcagtgagatgctggggaaaaagctgttgcagtccagttgagggtggtctaagtctggttgagagcgatgagctgcagtctttctctggatcccacagagTGGTTCAAAAatgttccaaaactccaagattatatatcctccagttcaggcaggaatgctcagtgcttccctcagggcggggagttccacaaaaggtgtgaggacaagagcatcctcctatctcacaggcctcttaacacctagtttgtagcctgaggagtcaggctctatgggcagagggtgcgaatagtctattgacaacaATAGTctagtttctgggaaatggcatggaaggctatagaatacacagttttgggttacacccaccatgatgaactggtcttcagctgtcctaactaggacagcTGGTCTTGTTTGGTGCCAGATGCTGCTCTGTCATCCCCCTCCTCAGCTGTGCAGGGGACAGAATTATTCCAAACTTTCATCTCGTGACAGCTGCACAGTCCGGAGCCAGAAGAAATGAGAAGCTTTTGGAGATTTACAACCACCATCGTGACATCTGAGAAACCCGGGGGGAGGTTTTTGGCTAAAGGGGTCCCACGTGGCTGCTGCAGGTACTGGCCTATAAGGCTGGGATGGAGGCTCTGCACTTTAAATACCATAAAAATACACCCAACCCGAATGCACCCAACCAACCACAAATATTGACATAATAATATTTATGACCTTGTTAtacagccctgtcccagccgtggctcactgtgggcagggagcacCCATCACCCCGAGTTTGgcagcccaggggctgctctggagtACTCACCTctcagggcagctctcagtGACTGTGAGATTTCGCGGTAGGGTCGGTTTAGTCATAAACTAGGAAAAAACTTCCGCAACTGACGCAATTTCAATTgttttttgctcttctccagcagcttctcagtgTGGTTTAAATGACATCAGGACACGTCGCTTCCCATTGGCTGACAGGGGCCCTTCGACACTTCCCATTGGTTGCCGGGGGTCTCTGACGCTTCCCATTGGCTGTTTTTCGATCCCCCCCGCCGTGGCTCTGCCGTGTGGATGTGAAATGGGACGTGTGTGACTCACTGGCCCTTTCGCCGCCACcgagttttttcttttgtcatcgTTTTACTGTTTATTGCCTTCCCCACCTGTCCCTCGTGCCCCGTCCAGCGCCGGCAGCCCCgtcccttcccctgctccctccgCCGCGATCCATCCCGGCTGTTGGAGCCTTGGAGCTCCCGGGGGTGACGGGGGGGCTGAgccccttcccagtgctcccagtgtgccCAGTCACCCTCCAGCACCCCGGGGAGGGCTTCggggtggagggggggggggaggacagcacagaagtgctgctggggggtcCCACTTCACTTCTGTTTGGTTTGTTCTTCCCAAGCTGGGCAAAACCGACTTTTGGAGTTTTCTGCCAGAACTCTGTCCCCTCCTCCGCTCAGGCAAAGGGATTCGGGGCCGTTTTCCCCTTTTTGGGGCAAATAAAACCGATGGGTTAAGCCCCAGCAGGacgcagcagccctgcagcctgcgGAGCCCGTGCTGgcctgtgcctggcagagaaaaaaaggagatcaGGGACTAATTCATCAGTGATTAATTAGCCTAATAAAATTGCTCCTCATTAGGGGGCAAGAGAAGTGGGGCTTCCTGCTGAGCCGATGTTACCCTACAAACACAGCTGGGAAAACCAGGCGTGAGCTCCGTGAAACTGCATCTATTTTTGGACAGAACTGGTGCTTTATTGAGCAATTCTCTCATTTTGTGCTCCTTTTGATGGTATTTTATTGATTCTTATCTCTTAGAGATCTCTATCAACACCTTGATCTCTTATTTTCACCATTTTAGCGGGGGTGTGAGGAGTGGTTTTTCTCTCCCAGCACCTCGTGCTGTGTCTCCTTGTCCTCCTTGTCCCTTCCCGTGGGTTTCCTTCCTCTGGACACAGACCCCCGACCCCCCACCCCTCGGGGCCGTCAGGACGAGTCCCCCCAGCAGTTGTGGGGCTTTGGTTTGGGTACAGGAAGCTCCGAACCCGCTGCCAGTTCACACCAGCCCGGGGGGGCAGCGGCGCTTTGGTTTCCTGTCCCTTCCTCCTGTGACCACTGCGGGTCCCCGGCGCTGAGCGGCGGGACATGGAGGACCAGGACGGCTACATGGCCTTAGAGCAGTGGAGGAAAcgaggggctgcggggagccCCCCGTCCTCCCCGGGGGCAGGTACTGGGGGGGGTCGTGTCCGCTGGGCCCCCCCAGAtcggggggggaagagggactCGGGGGGGTGGGGTGATGTCACCCCTGGGGTCCCCAAGagctgctcagggtggggaaactgaggcagggattgagggaggaggggctggggggtttTTCTCCAGGCTGTGTTTGGCTGCTGTCCCACCCCCCGAGCTGGGACCCCCCaacagagggagcagagggattttttgggggcacccacctcctcctgctcctgggcagggggggctgcaggggtttgggggggggtctCACCAGGGTGCTTtgccccaggaccccctgccccgggctctggGTGGGTGAGGGGGTGACGGGTGCTCTTTTCCACCCCCCAGCTGTAGGATCTGGCTTTCCAGAACCCCGGGGGGTCCCCCCCACAGCCCTCCCGCGCCGTCCCCGCTGCCTCCTCAGGGCCCTCACGGCTGCCCTGGCGCTGTCCCTGGTGCTGTGTGGTGAgtttggggggtgggaaggggcacccggacccctctgccccttcccacccccccagtgcccctgaccgGGCTGGGCATCCTCCTGTCCCAGTGTCCTGGTGGGTGGCAGAGAGGGCACAGCCCGAGGCGACCTGGAGGTGGGGGAACACCTCCCTGGGCcccccctgtgccagcctggacGGCACCTTCAGGGAGCTGAGGAGGATCCTGTGCCCCCCGCGAGGTAACCCCCCACCCCCGGGGGTCCCATCGATGCCCCCTCCCCAAACTTAAGCCAGGTTGGAGCCTCCCCCTGTCCTCCCACGGTACCTCAGCACGCCggggtctgtctgtctgtccgtctgTCTGTCCGCAGAGGCCGAGGGGTGCAGGCTCTGCCCCGTGGGCTGGATGCTGGGCAGGACCAAGTGCTACTGGGTCTCGGAGAGGATGAACTCGTGGCACGGGAGCCGGGAGGACTGCGGGGCCCGCGGGGCCGCGATGGCGATGCCGCGGGACAAGGACGAGCTGGTGAAGGGATcgaggggacagaggggctggaggcaccCCAGGGGAGGGCGAAGGGCTCCCCAGAAGCCTGGGATCACACCCCTCATTCCCAAATTCCCCGCGGTGCCCGTGGCAGACCGGGGGGGGACATGGGTCTGGCTCGGTCCCGGGGTGAGGACCGAGCCTGTTTCGGGGTGACCATCCCCGGCCCGGCAGCGCCACCACTGCCCCTTTCCCCGGGCCAGGATTCCCTCAATGAGACCCTGAGGAAACCCACGCGCCACTTCTGGATCGGGCTCTCGGTGCCCGCGCCCGGCGTGGGCTGGACGTGGGTGAACGGCTCCCGCCCGGACTGGAGCCGGTGAGGAGCGCTGGGGGGGTCGGGGTGGGCACCCCCCTGTCCCCCGAGGGACCCCCGGGGGTGACACGGGCTCCCTCCCGCACCCGCAGGTTCCCGCAGGACCCCGGGGAGGGTCCCGGAGCCTGCGGGGCGCTCAAGGGGGACAGGATCGACCCCCGCGCCTGCGACACGGGGCTGCAGTGGATCTGCCAGACGGAGTCCGCCAGGATCTGAGAGTCTCCATCGCACCCAAAACCCACCGTTAATGCGCGAAAAAATCCCGATTCCCGCGGGTTCGGCACCCACCGGCATCTCCCGGGGCACGGGCAGGACCGCGGCCGGGGAAAGTCGGGGGGCGGAGGAGAAATCGAACTAcgaaaagaataaaaactaaaaataacttGTAAAATTCACTTTGTGGGGGAGCTGGTTGGGAACAATCTCTCGATCCCCCCGGTGCCCGAGGGCGGAGCGGACCTGCCTGTCCGTCGGGGTAGCTCTTTTAGGGACGCGGGGCAGGGGAcgctccccggggccgctcGTCCCCCCTCGCAGTGTCCCTCGGTGCCGCCGCGAGTGTCCGTCGGTGCCGCTGTTTCGGTCGCGGGTCTTTTAttgccttctctctcttttttttccgtTCACACCCCCCCTCTCCCCGCTCCGGGGCGGCCCtttcgccgccgccgcccctcgccCGCCCCTCGTCGCAGCTCTTCAGTGACAGGGGGTGGGTCCCACGAGCCAAGGCAGGGTCCGTCTGTCCCTCcgggcagctcctccagcaccgCTGCGGCTCTGCTGTCGCGTTTAATtctattttctatattttattcGCAGCTCCCACCCCGCTCCGCGCAGCCTTTCTGGCCACCCCCGACACCGCCCGTTCAGTGACACCGCCGGGGGACCCCTCGGTGCAGccttttattctattttactctatttcctgtcttttcttctgttcccaCGCTCGCTGCGGCTCTTTCAGACCCGGGCGGTGGGAACCCCTCGCAGCGATTTTAACGCTCCTGCGGAGCCAAGAAATGCCGGGAAACAGTTTCCATGGACCGGAGCCAACgcgctgctgcttttcctgccgGTCCCCGGCACATTTTACAAGCAGTGACACAAATGGGCTGTGCCAGCGCTCGGTGCCCCTGGGCTCCAAACTGCCGGGGCAGGAGCCGCTGGGCACAATCCTGAGATAcctttccccactcccctcATCACGACTGTTGAGCTTTTCTTCACGGAAACAATTTCCCGTGGTAATGAAAGGCTGTATAACAAGGTCATAAGTATTATTATGTCAATATTTGTGCTTGGTTGGGTGCATTCTGGTCCATCTTTTATGGTATTTAAAGTGCAGAGCCTCCATCCCAGACTTATGAGCAACCACGTGGGACCCCTTCAGCCAGAAACCTCCCCCTGGGTTTCTCAGATGTCACGATGGTGGTCGTACATCCCCAACAGCTTCTCATTTCTTCTGGCTCCAAACTGTGCAGTTTTCACGAGGTGACAGTTTGGAATAATTCTGTCCCCTGCCTGGGTGAGGAGGGGGGTGACAGAGCAGCATCTGGCACCAACCAGGGCCAGCCCATCACAGATCCCTTGGTTGGGAACTCTTAAATATTTGTAAGTAAGCAAGGTGCAAAAAATGGACTTTGTTCCTTCAAAAATGAACCACACTGAGATCTGCTGGAGAACAGCAAAACAGCCAAAGAGCTGTAAACTGAAAACCACGCCTCTGTGGTTGACTCCCATCCTGTCTCTGGCTCAAAGACTCAGTTCCGAGAAATCAGCCACCCGTTGACAGCTGCCCTGCGAGGTGAGTactccagagcagctcctgggctgccaAACTCGGGGTGGTGGgtgctccctgcccacagtgagccacggctgggacagggctgagcCCCCACATCACGGTCTTGTCTTTGGGGGGGCTGCAATGACCACCTGATTAATTAAACGTGGCACGTtgaagggcagggaggagtaAACGCCAAAGGTCACAGTTTTACAGCTTTTGCTACCATGGGGTTGGTTTGAGTGTCTGCTGCGGGGTTGTGCTGGTTTGTCATTTTTGATGCCTTGTAAGAGCTTCTTCAGTGaatttgttgggttttattcAGCCCCTTGTTGCTGACAGGAGTTGCTTCTCgggaagagaaatgagaaaatcgTGGTGCACTGGGGCTTCTGCCATATTAAGCAGGTCCAGGCACCTGATAgttttgtttataaaataaCAAGCCTTCATATCTAAGGGTCCCTCCCCCACTTTCACgctcagctccagctcagaGCTTGCATAATGTCTGGCCTTTTTACTGTCAACTTTGGAAACCCCCAGGGTGCTGAAGCACCACCCCTTCTGGCTCATCCTGTGTTTGTTCCTTTCTCCTGCCAATTTAACCCTCTCACTGCTCTGGAAACGCTGTTATCTGAGCACTCCTTGAGCTTCCTCCTGCAAATCCCCTCTGAGGGAATCGCTTTGtgcttttttcatgtttgtttacCCACAATCAAACCTTTGCAGCTTTCAGAGCTCACTTTTGCAGTGAAGTATTGCTGTTTGATCAGGACACGTTCCTGTTGAGCTTCTGTTGGTCCATTTGGTGCTGGTAATAACTTACACAAGACCCCAGAGGACCAAAAGCTGCTGCCCCTGTTGTTTCGGGGTGCAGGGAACCAGGTTGTGCTCCTGCAACACAGGAGGAGGAACCAGAGCAGGGTTTCCTGTGAGCAAAACAAGCTTGTGGGGAGCCACAAACAGAAAACTCGAGCAGAACAGCTGCTGTGAACTGTCACAGGCTACTTTCCATCCTGTGTGTTTTTGCAAAAGGGCCCCAAAGCACAAACTCTGCTCCGAGCCCTCGGTGCCTCTTCTGAGCCCTTAATGGGCTCCTGTCCCCTGCAAACACTTCAGCTGCCTTTGACCTGTGAGCTCTCAAtgacttatttatttaatagtTAAAGTGCCTTTAAacttgtctttctcttttctttctgcttaatTTGTTGGGGTTGTTTTTCGGTCTTTAATCTTTGCCACTCCCCTCTCTTTCCATTCCTTATCTCTtcccctcccatccctctgtcctttgtgctgcctcctctcccagaTGTGGGTTCAGCCCTGCCAGATGGTGCCCCTTGGCACCAAGATAACGCTGagagccagtgccagccccacaggggcTGTTGtggctggctgggctgtgccccaggaggtctcagctccctgcaggtcccctcagcctctcctctccttccaccccaGGCTTCCACCCCACAGAGCTCAGGGAACGTCAGCCCTGGCCCCTGAAGCTTCTCTGCAAGGATGGGGAAAGGAAGCCAAAGGCCAAATTCTTCAAGCCAAGAGGAACCACTGAACATCTGCAGTGATCCAGAGAAAGAGTCCAAATGTGGTAATGCTGGGAAAACCAAACGTtcccagggagggcagggggtgggaagagcATCTTGCTCCAGGGGAGcaccagtgggatggggatggagcctttgggtgggtgtggagcagcccaggcacagctgcacTGAATTCCACACTGTGGAATTCACCTCTGGAGGCTGAAGATCTGTCTCCAGGCCCTCAAACACACCTTGGTGGCTCTGAAGGACTCCTGAGCCCCCAGAGGGGTCCCTGGATGGGCCTGGGTGGGGCTTGGGATGGACTGCGGGTCCAGTACAGGAGGGCAaagcagaggggagaggagccaggccatcctcaccctgctctttcctgccccagggTCCTACAGAACCGAGTCAGGGCGGAGAAGATCCCCCAGGGTGCATGTTCTCCTCGCTCTGAGTGTGTTCCTTGGAATCCTCACCTTGAGCCTGGCTGGAGCAGTGACTGGTGAGTCCCACCCAGACACCCCCACGGGGAAGATTCCAGGACCTTCCTGGCATCAAGGGAGGCTCCCAAAGTGGGTGACTCCCTTTTTTCCTGCACTTTGCCCCAGACGCCTGCTCCTCGCTCAGTCACACCTTTTCCCAAGAGCATCATCCCCAGTTTCtctcttccagctgctggaaaaaaaaaccccaaggaatCAAAcccattttgctgcttttcagggCTGCCCACGTGTCTGACTCAGCTTTCTGTCTTTCAGTTCTCGGTGTCAGACCCCGGTTCTCTGAGCTGGAATTCTCCCACGTGTGCCCAGACACCTGGCCtggtttccaaggaaaatgttattatttttctgaggcTGAGGGCAACTGGACCACGGGCCGGGAAAGGTGTGAGGCCCTGGGAGCTTCCCTGGCCACCATAAGCACCAGGGAGGAACTGGtgaggactgggatgaactggtgaggactgggatgaactggtgaGGACTGGGCTtgagcctctgcagcagcaccagggtgGGAAACACAGGGAAACCAAGAGGATAAAACCAGCCCCAACCCCCCCAGGCTGGCCCCAaagtgctgccagtgctggagctgggagccaAGCCCTTGGGAAAAGCCCCAGGTCTGGCTGGGGGTGGAcacaggaaggaaagaggaggtGGGGAAGGCAAGACTGGCCAAAGCCAACGTTTCTTTGCTTTGCAGCGCTTCCTTCTGCGCTATAAAGGCGAAGCAAACCACTGGATCGGGCTGGGAATGAGGGATAACGGCTGGGAGTGGATCAATGGCACGGCCTTGAACGGCAGGTGGGTCCCTGTGTCCGTGCTGGAGCCCCGGGGTGGGCCCCAGGGATTTCCTGGAGTCTGGGATGCCCCATCCTGGGATGGgcaccttctcctgccccaTGTCCAGGCAACTCCTGGCTTTCCATGGGGGGTTGGGATGGACCGAGGTCGCTGCCCCCCAACCCTGATCAGAGAATTAGAGACTCCCCCCAGCCAAAGCCCTTCTCTGCCGGAGGGGAAATCCCAgctcttcttaattttttttgggggggagtttccttcttttccttttccctttctgacTCTGGTCCCGTTGCCATTTGCAGGTTTGAGGTGAGGGGTGGGGGGCCCTGTGGGTACCTGAACCAGGGCAGGATCAGCTCGTCCCTGTGTCACACGGAGAAGAACTGGATCTGCAGCCGCCCCGACAACTTCGTCCTGTGGGAGGGGAAATTAAGAGACCCCAAACCAGGACTTTCAACCTAAATCTCCGGCCAGATGTGGGAGCTTCACCCCAGCACTGCAATTGGAACTGCTGGGGGAACATCTCAGTTGTCTGGCTGTGAAATTTTCGCTGAATATCTCAAAAATACCTtgtattggaagggacctgacaAGGATCgtcaagtccaaccctcagccctgcccaggcccatccccaggagtcaccccctgtgccccagaggatcatccaaaccctcctggagctctggtagccttggggctgtgcccactaccctggggagcctgggcagtgccccccaaacagcctctgggggaaaaatcttttcctgagACCCAACCTGACCCTACCCTGGCACctctccagccattccctggggtcggcatccagagggaccttgaaaAGTCCTCCAGCAAATCCTTGGACACTGTCTCCCAGGGAAcattcctggaaaagctgcagcccatggcttggacagggccttctgtgctgggttaggaactggctggaatGTCCAGGCCTAGAGAGTGGTGGGAATGGAGCTACATCCAGATGGCTGAATGACAGGCTGAAGGAATGTCAACAAACTGATTTCCGTCCCGTTGGAAAGGGATGAAAAAAACTGGAGAAGGAAGTTTGGGAGAATGGTGGATTTAGATGGGTTTGGAATGTTTTaaagtatatataaaaaaaaataaaaaaaacaaccaaccgCATCAGTTCCCAGTCGTTCCCCCCCCAACTTGAAACGAAACAAACCCAGAGACACCAGCAACAAATTATCCCCAGCCAACCAAAATATTAAACACCGAAGGACAGAAAACACTCCAAACCACTCAAACTCCAGCAGGACCCAGCTTCCTCCAGCACTCCATGTGCCCATGGCTGCCCATAGCTGTGTGGGGAAGCTATGTCCAGTTCTGCAGCACAGTCCAGTTCCAAATATAGCACATACTTaaattagaatcatagaatcatagaatcagatgggttggaaaggacctctgagatcatcgagtccaacccttgatccactcCCACCacagttgctagaccatggcactgatgccacatccagtctcatcttaaaaacctccagggacggagaatccaccacttccctgggtagcccattccaatggctgagcaccctctctggaaagaatttcttcctaatatccaacctaaatctcccctggcacagctgaagaccgagccctcttgtcctactgttgattacctgggagaagagaccaacccccacctgcctacaacctcctctcaggtagttgtagagagcaaggaggtctcccctgagccttctcttctcaaggctaaacagccccagctccctcagcctctcctcacagcacttgtgctccagtcccttccccaacctccttgctcttctctgcacctgctccagcacctcaacatctttcctgaactgaggggcccagaactggacacagcactccaggtgaggcctcaccagcgctgagtacaggggcagaatcacttccctggccctgttggccacactgttcctgatgcaggccaggatgccgttggccttcttggccacctgggcacattctggctcctgttcagcttcctgtcaacCCAAACCCCcgggtccctttctgcctggctgctctccagccactctgtgcccagcctgtagtgctgcatggggttgttgtggccaaagggcaggacccggcacttggccttgttgaacctcatcccgttggaatcagcccatctctccagtctatccaggtccctctgcagagccctcctgccttccagcaggtcgacactccctcccaacttggtgtcatctgcgaatttgctgatgatggactcaatcccctcatctaaatcatcgataaagatgttaaaaaggactgagcccagcactgacccctggggaacaccactggtgaccggccgccagctggatgcagccccgtttaccagcactctctgggcccggccctccagccatAGCAAAGTTATGAGAACATGTTTTCACAGCATAAtaagagggatttttttttatactcaGCAAAGAAAACTCATTTAAAGGCTTTTATTGCTGTCACTCTTCTATTGACCTCAAGTACAGACTTTGCTCCTTTCCTTTGGTTGCAAAGGTAAGCAGGGATGGAGCCGCTTGGCTTATTATATTATCTATAGTAACGTAAAAGCATAAAATTAACACTTAAGTGTAGGGAACTGAGATTATATTAATCTGATTCAAGCCCTGTCAGGGATAAGATAAATGCAGATGTGGTGATAAATCCGTGTGTGAGTGAAATCGCTTGGGAGTATTGTTCTTATGGGCAGAGAATGTGTAACTAAAAAGTTACactgtgctttttagcaagtcagcttgatatctCCTGAGAGGAAGATTGTGTGGGCAGGGGTTGCATGCCTTTAGTATTCCTTTAATACCCTTTTAGTAGCATCCATagtattttccctttaatttccccTTTTATGAACCAATATCGTGTTAatagttatccataatattgtgttaagatcctttttggtatccctttaactccctttttactagttaatatcATGTTACAAATGCTACTCGTAGTATTTGCTTTAATGCCACTCAATaaggtagttattttgtatccttttttgACTTTTGATTCGCTTTGCtcagtttattattattattactactgttCTCACCGtaataaagatattttgtgtgtttgaatgtttttctttattctggACATGTATCCAAACGAACTGTTACAAACGGGGTGTATAAACTGTGAAAGAACTGTAATGAATTATTTTGTTGTACCACACGAGGTCCGTGCCCGAGTGTGTCAGGTGGA
This Pseudopipra pipra isolate bDixPip1 chromosome W, bDixPip1.hap1, whole genome shotgun sequence DNA region includes the following protein-coding sequences:
- the LOC135405789 gene encoding killer cell lectin-like receptor subfamily B member 1C; the protein is MEDQDGYMALEQWRKRGAAGSPPSSPGAEAEGCRLCPVGWMLGRTKCYWVSERMNSWHGSREDCGARGAAMAMPRDKDELDSLNETLRKPTRHFWIGLSVPAPGVGWTWVNGSRPDWSRFPQDPGEGPGACGALKGDRIDPRACDTGLQWICQTESARI
- the LOC135405779 gene encoding C-type lectin domain family 2 member B-like, whose protein sequence is MGKGSQRPNSSSQEEPLNICSDPEKESKCGSYRTESGRRRSPRVHVLLALSVFLGILTLSLAGAVTVLGVRPRFSELEFSHVCPDTWPGFQGKCYYFSEAEGNWTTGRERCEALGASLATISTREELRFLLRYKGEANHWIGLGMRDNGWEWINGTALNGRFEVRGGGPCGYLNQGRISSSLCHTEKNWICSRPDNFVLWEGKLRDPKPGLST